One window from the genome of Lentibacillus daqui encodes:
- a CDS encoding DMT family transporter, translated as MELDGGSWVWSASLRFLFMLPMLLVIVGYQRNVKPVFQHIWRHPVPWLLWSTVGFGLFYAPLTFASIYGPGWLVAATFQLTIIAGSLLVPFLSKEKVKQTIPIQQILISLIILFGIFVMQLEHATVVPFKSVLLCVIPLIVSAFSYPLGNRKMMQLVDGELNTFQRILGMTIASMPFWFILSIYGMISHGLPSSGQMLQTFIVAVSSGIIATVLFFYATELVQHDNQKLAAVEATQSGEVIFTLLGELVFLHAPLPQVFSFVGILLVVIGMILHSVISALEKRKKVVAYQNVSGSGD; from the coding sequence ATGGAGCTTGACGGTGGTAGTTGGGTATGGAGCGCTTCATTAAGATTCTTATTCATGCTGCCCATGCTGCTGGTCATTGTTGGCTACCAGCGAAATGTAAAACCCGTGTTTCAACACATATGGAGACATCCAGTCCCATGGTTGCTTTGGAGCACAGTCGGATTTGGTCTGTTTTATGCACCACTAACCTTTGCCAGCATTTATGGTCCTGGTTGGCTTGTAGCAGCAACTTTTCAACTGACCATTATCGCCGGATCCCTACTCGTTCCCTTCCTAAGTAAAGAGAAGGTCAAGCAAACAATTCCAATACAACAAATCCTGATTTCACTAATCATTTTATTCGGCATTTTCGTTATGCAATTGGAACATGCAACGGTTGTACCATTCAAAAGTGTTCTGTTATGTGTGATTCCCTTAATTGTTTCCGCGTTTAGCTATCCACTCGGAAATCGAAAAATGATGCAGCTGGTGGATGGTGAGTTAAATACCTTCCAGCGGATTTTGGGGATGACGATTGCCAGTATGCCATTTTGGTTTATACTGTCCATTTACGGCATGATTTCGCATGGGTTGCCCAGTTCCGGCCAAATGTTACAAACGTTCATTGTAGCAGTATCCTCGGGAATTATTGCGACCGTTTTATTTTTTTATGCAACCGAACTGGTCCAACATGACAATCAAAAGCTGGCTGCAGTCGAAGCTACACAGTCTGGAGAGGTTATTTTTACTTTATTGGGAGAATTAGTCTTTTTGCATGCGCCATTACCACAGGTGTTTTCATTTGTTGGGATACTTCTGGTTGTGATAGGGATGATTTTACATAGCGTCATATCCGCATTGGAAAAACGCAAAAAGGTAGTAGCGTATCAAAATGTTTCAGGTAGTGGGGATTAA
- a CDS encoding YhgE/Pip domain-containing protein — protein sequence MRNIFKIFGTDMKNVGTNWVAAIILGGLIILPSLYAWFNIKASWDPYGQTDQIPIGIVNEDTGATVRDQEIHVGDELVKTLKKSNDMDWHFVSRDKAMDKVEYGDYFAVIVIPKDFSEKLGTVLDDNPKKASVEYYVNEKINAISPKITEKGASVIVDQVSSNFISTVNGVIFDMFNDIGVELEEGLPDIERFEDYIFTMEKKLPEIHKVLNESLTDANHAQEIVHQAQGLMPDAKEVTKNGLQTIDNTTAFLKEAEDRLNKMAPKVEKDLEKVQQVASDANKFISQVDSADIDFSKGKEISDQLKGKTDEAIGRIDSIVNVLNQLKEQNQLSGQEPEQKDDEQGDDEQEENNDGQQTDNVEKQNKKIDDAIQRLETLKEGLEEAQDNAETVKSFIHDKKEEVDSTIANLQDITADTSTNIDAFVKDYKENIEPTVLQEVQNAKDTLGKARGILVEIQSTIPEVEQILNRTDGNLGKGKDALEKVLGEYPYIHDKIDQLADRIRKIQGETDINDIIELLMNDPEAERSFFAEPVVLNENKLFPIPTYGAGMTPFYTVLSIWVGALLLISLLATDVKNPENFTVRQTYFGKLLTFMSIGILQTLIVTFGDIFLIDAYVKEPIWFVLFGLFISLVFMSIVYTVVSIFGDVGKAMAIVFLVLQIAGSGGTYPVVLLPKFFQTISPFLPFTYANDLMREAVGGIVWERVYHDIICLGIFALIFLLLGTFLKATINKRTNIMMKKSRESGLFH from the coding sequence ATGAGAAACATCTTTAAAATTTTTGGAACGGACATGAAGAATGTTGGAACAAATTGGGTTGCGGCTATAATCCTCGGGGGACTGATTATTTTGCCGTCTTTATACGCGTGGTTTAATATCAAAGCCTCGTGGGATCCATACGGTCAGACGGATCAAATCCCGATTGGTATCGTGAATGAAGATACAGGTGCAACGGTAAGAGATCAGGAGATTCATGTTGGAGACGAGTTGGTTAAGACGTTAAAGAAGAGTAATGACATGGATTGGCACTTTGTCAGTCGGGATAAGGCGATGGATAAAGTCGAGTATGGGGATTATTTTGCTGTAATTGTGATTCCTAAAGATTTTTCGGAAAAACTCGGAACCGTTTTGGACGATAATCCTAAAAAAGCTTCTGTCGAATATTACGTTAACGAAAAAATCAATGCGATTTCGCCCAAAATCACGGAGAAAGGCGCAAGCGTGATTGTTGATCAGGTAAGCAGTAATTTTATTTCCACGGTCAACGGTGTTATTTTTGATATGTTCAATGATATTGGCGTAGAGCTGGAAGAAGGTCTTCCTGATATTGAACGATTTGAGGATTATATCTTTACGATGGAGAAAAAACTGCCGGAGATTCATAAGGTGTTAAATGAGTCTTTGACTGATGCAAACCATGCACAAGAAATTGTTCATCAGGCCCAAGGATTAATGCCTGATGCAAAAGAAGTAACCAAAAACGGTTTGCAGACAATTGATAACACGACCGCATTTCTCAAAGAGGCCGAAGATCGGTTGAATAAAATGGCGCCAAAGGTTGAGAAGGATCTGGAAAAGGTGCAACAGGTCGCCTCTGATGCGAATAAATTTATCAGTCAGGTCGATTCCGCAGACATAGATTTTAGCAAGGGCAAAGAAATCAGTGATCAATTAAAGGGGAAAACAGACGAAGCCATTGGCAGAATCGACTCGATCGTGAATGTACTAAACCAGCTGAAGGAACAAAATCAGTTAAGCGGTCAAGAGCCGGAACAGAAAGATGATGAACAGGGAGATGATGAACAGGAAGAAAACAACGATGGGCAACAAACAGATAATGTGGAAAAACAAAATAAAAAAATCGATGACGCGATCCAGCGACTGGAAACGTTAAAAGAAGGACTTGAGGAAGCGCAGGATAATGCGGAAACAGTAAAATCGTTTATCCATGACAAGAAAGAAGAAGTGGATTCAACAATTGCCAACTTACAGGATATTACGGCGGACACATCAACAAATATCGATGCCTTTGTTAAAGATTACAAGGAAAATATCGAACCTACCGTCTTGCAAGAGGTACAAAATGCCAAGGATACATTGGGCAAAGCGCGGGGAATTTTGGTGGAAATTCAATCCACGATCCCTGAAGTCGAGCAGATTTTAAATCGGACAGACGGCAATCTTGGCAAAGGAAAAGATGCACTGGAAAAAGTACTTGGAGAATATCCATATATTCATGATAAAATTGACCAGCTGGCGGATCGAATCCGAAAGATCCAGGGGGAAACAGACATCAATGACATTATTGAGTTGTTGATGAATGATCCGGAAGCCGAGCGTAGCTTTTTTGCCGAGCCGGTTGTGTTAAATGAAAATAAGCTGTTTCCGATACCAACGTATGGTGCGGGAATGACGCCATTTTATACCGTGCTTTCCATTTGGGTTGGGGCATTACTGTTGATTTCCTTGTTGGCAACAGATGTTAAAAACCCTGAAAATTTCACCGTCCGACAAACGTACTTTGGCAAACTTTTGACGTTTATGTCAATCGGAATCCTTCAGACTTTAATCGTTACATTTGGCGATATTTTCTTGATTGATGCATATGTAAAAGAACCAATTTGGTTTGTCTTGTTTGGCTTATTTATTAGCTTAGTGTTTATGTCGATTGTCTACACCGTCGTATCCATCTTTGGTGATGTCGGAAAAGCAATGGCGATTGTATTTCTTGTTTTACAAATCGCAGGATCAGGGGGTACGTATCCGGTCGTCTTATTACCGAAGTTTTTCCAAACGATCAGTCCATTCCTGCCATTTACGTATGCCAATGATTTGATGCGTGAAGCAGTCGGGGGGATTGTCTGGGAACGCGTTTACCATGACATCATTTGCTTGGGAATTTTTGCGCTCATCTTTTTACTGCTGGGAACATTCCTGAAAGCAACGATTAATAAGCGAACCAATATCATGATGAAAAAATCGCGTGAATCAGGGCTATTTCATTAA
- a CDS encoding chromate transporter has translation MIYWKIFLANFTSNILGYGGGPATIPLLEHEVVDRYHWFTTQEFSEMVALGNGLPGPIATKLAAYIGYDVGGILGASVGVFASVAPSMVMMIALLGLLMRYKESPKVKRLTKIIRPTIAVLLAVMTVEFFHNSYVEIGWVHMIILIVAGYILLEKRGVSPVYVVLGALIYGALFLA, from the coding sequence ATGATTTACTGGAAAATATTTTTAGCGAATTTTACCTCGAATATTCTGGGGTATGGTGGAGGTCCGGCAACGATTCCACTACTCGAACATGAGGTGGTTGACCGATATCATTGGTTTACCACACAGGAGTTCAGTGAAATGGTTGCCCTTGGTAATGGTTTGCCGGGTCCCATTGCGACAAAACTGGCGGCCTATATCGGTTATGATGTGGGCGGCATCCTCGGGGCTTCTGTTGGCGTATTTGCCTCAGTAGCACCGTCTATGGTAATGATGATCGCGTTGCTAGGATTATTAATGCGCTATAAAGAATCGCCTAAGGTAAAGCGGCTGACAAAAATTATCCGTCCGACGATTGCAGTACTGCTTGCTGTGATGACAGTTGAATTCTTCCATAACTCGTATGTAGAAATTGGCTGGGTACATATGATTATTTTGATTGTTGCTGGTTACATTTTGCTGGAAAAACGCGGGGTCAGTCCCGTCTATGTGGTTCTTGGTGCTTTAATATATGGTGCATTATTTTTAGCGTAG
- the dat gene encoding D-amino-acid transaminase yields MSTKYPIIISQTKFMHRDTLHYPFEERGLQFGDGVYEVIRIYHGAYYLLDEHINRLFRSAAAVKITLPFTKAEITDLLHALLLKNDVKTDAKVYLQATRGSAPREHTFPSNVTANFYAYVTEQPRNKANLENGVQTITKRDVRWENCYIKSLNLLPNVLAKQEAKEHGCYEAILYRDGLVTECSSSNVYLVKDGKIYTHPATRQILHGCVRIRVEQFAKKLGIPFSETGFSLDDIATADELFLSSSTSEIMPIIAVDDKPIGNGKPGSITKQLQAEYEQDAAITPEHTTI; encoded by the coding sequence ATGTCAACAAAATATCCGATTATCATATCACAAACAAAATTCATGCACCGGGACACACTGCATTATCCATTCGAGGAACGGGGTCTGCAGTTTGGCGATGGGGTGTATGAAGTTATCCGAATCTATCATGGCGCGTACTATTTGCTTGATGAACATATCAATCGATTATTCCGCTCGGCAGCTGCTGTAAAAATTACCCTTCCATTTACGAAAGCGGAAATAACCGATTTGCTACATGCTTTACTGCTTAAAAATGATGTTAAAACCGACGCAAAAGTTTACTTGCAAGCTACACGCGGATCCGCACCTAGAGAACATACATTTCCTAGCAACGTGACAGCAAATTTCTATGCGTATGTGACCGAGCAGCCTAGAAACAAGGCAAATTTGGAAAATGGGGTGCAAACAATTACCAAACGTGATGTGCGCTGGGAAAACTGTTACATCAAAAGCTTGAACCTGTTGCCAAATGTCCTGGCCAAGCAGGAAGCAAAAGAGCACGGCTGTTATGAAGCAATTTTGTATCGGGATGGTCTTGTTACCGAATGCAGTTCATCAAATGTTTACCTCGTTAAGGATGGAAAAATCTATACTCATCCCGCTACCAGGCAAATTTTGCATGGTTGTGTGCGAATCCGTGTTGAACAATTTGCCAAAAAGCTGGGAATTCCGTTCTCTGAAACCGGTTTTTCCCTTGATGATATTGCTACAGCAGATGAATTATTCCTGTCCAGCAGTACATCGGAAATCATGCCCATCATAGCGGTCGATGATAAACCAATCGGCAATGGCAAACCCGGAAGCATTACCAAACAACTGCAAGCGGAATACGAACAGGACGCAGCCATCACACCGGAACATACAACTATATGA
- a CDS encoding acyl-CoA synthetase produces MKGFTNDNKAFTSTLQQARRNTLGDLLVRTRDRTPDKLAMMYQGKQVTFAELDDLVNQSAHAFLQRGMKKDEMVTVMSKNSLDFVVVNFALARIGAVMIPINYMLSVEDVQYILKHANVTGLIASIEYAPVLDQAAYGMDVKHRYVMDVPETTKELASWEAIAKIREGQPATFVEAHIDDDDLAHVLYTSGTESRPKGVMLTHKSLISEYVSSIIDGNMEARDVAIHAMPLYHSAQLHVFLGPSIYVGATGIILGAADPKLIMKTIEEKKATQLFAPPTVWIALLRHPDFDKRDLSSLEKCYYGAAIMPREVLKELSERLPNAKFWNFYGQTEVAPLATALQPEDQLRKLGSAGTPTLNVQTKIVDEQDVEVPRGEIGEIVHRTPHAMKGYLHDPEKTSEAFRHGWFHSGDLGVMDEEGYVTIVDRKKDMINTGGVNVSSREVEETIYQMDGVSEVAVVSIPDAYWIEAVTAIIVPKEGANLAKENVISFCKERLSTFKVPKYVAFTDQLPKNPSGKVLKRSLREQYEDLTQ; encoded by the coding sequence TTGAAAGGGTTTACAAATGATAACAAAGCATTTACTTCCACGTTACAACAGGCAAGACGAAACACATTAGGTGATTTATTGGTCAGGACCCGTGATCGGACTCCGGACAAATTAGCCATGATGTATCAGGGTAAGCAGGTTACGTTTGCTGAATTAGATGACTTGGTAAACCAGAGCGCCCATGCCTTTTTACAACGGGGAATGAAAAAGGACGAGATGGTTACCGTCATGTCCAAAAACAGTCTGGATTTCGTTGTCGTCAATTTTGCGCTGGCACGAATCGGGGCTGTGATGATCCCAATCAACTATATGCTCTCCGTAGAAGATGTGCAATATATTCTGAAACATGCCAACGTAACCGGATTGATTGCTTCGATTGAATATGCGCCAGTGCTTGACCAGGCGGCATATGGCATGGATGTAAAGCATCGTTATGTAATGGATGTACCTGAGACGACAAAGGAGCTTGCATCATGGGAAGCCATCGCCAAGATTCGTGAAGGACAGCCGGCAACTTTTGTTGAAGCACATATTGATGATGACGACTTAGCCCATGTCTTGTACACCAGTGGCACGGAATCCCGTCCAAAAGGGGTCATGTTAACACATAAAAGTTTGATCAGTGAATATGTCTCAAGCATTATTGACGGCAATATGGAGGCTCGCGATGTGGCCATCCATGCAATGCCACTTTATCATAGTGCTCAGTTGCATGTATTTTTAGGGCCGAGCATATATGTTGGAGCAACTGGAATTATTCTGGGAGCGGCAGACCCAAAGCTGATTATGAAAACCATTGAGGAAAAGAAAGCTACACAGTTATTCGCCCCACCAACAGTTTGGATTGCTTTGCTGCGTCACCCGGATTTTGACAAACGTGATTTATCTTCATTGGAAAAATGCTATTATGGGGCAGCGATCATGCCACGGGAGGTTTTAAAAGAACTGTCGGAACGGTTACCAAATGCTAAGTTTTGGAATTTTTACGGACAAACTGAGGTAGCACCACTGGCAACCGCACTTCAACCCGAAGACCAATTACGCAAACTGGGATCTGCCGGAACACCAACGCTGAATGTACAAACGAAAATTGTGGATGAACAAGACGTAGAGGTACCTCGTGGCGAAATTGGCGAAATCGTTCATCGTACACCACATGCGATGAAAGGCTATTTACACGATCCGGAGAAAACGAGTGAAGCATTTCGTCATGGATGGTTCCACAGTGGTGATCTCGGTGTTATGGATGAGGAAGGGTATGTCACGATTGTTGACCGGAAAAAAGATATGATCAATACGGGTGGTGTCAATGTTTCAAGTCGGGAAGTAGAAGAGACAATATATCAAATGGACGGGGTCTCCGAAGTAGCAGTCGTCAGTATCCCTGATGCATATTGGATTGAAGCGGTCACTGCCATTATTGTTCCAAAAGAAGGAGCAAACTTGGCCAAGGAGAACGTGATTTCATTTTGTAAGGAACGACTATCCACATTCAAAGTTCCGAAGTATGTAGCGTTTACCGATCAACTGCCAAAAAATCCAAGCGGGAAAGTGTTAAAACGATCATTGCGTGAACAGTATGAGGATTTAACGCAATAA
- the sspL gene encoding small, acid-soluble spore protein L, translating into MSEKENNWSKQRVTNSVNPQGLTEDTTNQRPKSQLEQKAKKRNTKI; encoded by the coding sequence ATGAGTGAAAAAGAAAATAATTGGAGTAAACAACGCGTAACCAATAGTGTTAATCCACAAGGACTTACGGAGGATACTACCAATCAGCGACCGAAATCCCAGCTGGAACAAAAGGCGAAAAAACGCAATACAAAAATATAG
- a CDS encoding chromate transporter — MHKDLFIAFFRAGMLGYGGGLSAIPLMHKEVVKTYQWMDDDEFSDILALANTLPGPINTKLSGYIGWRLKGFWGLMTCIIATVLPTAFLMILLLTVLNKYKDVPWVQGMSKGVLPIAGVMIGVLAWDFIKKAKKLLGWVATIILTVVSVVVMELLGIHPAILIIVLILFALFSKDTSRKRQGDQS, encoded by the coding sequence TTGCATAAGGACTTGTTTATTGCTTTTTTCCGCGCCGGGATGCTTGGCTATGGTGGTGGATTGTCGGCAATCCCGCTGATGCATAAGGAAGTGGTCAAGACCTATCAATGGATGGATGATGATGAGTTTTCCGATATACTGGCACTTGCGAATACACTTCCAGGGCCGATTAACACCAAGTTGTCCGGTTATATTGGCTGGCGGCTGAAAGGTTTTTGGGGATTGATGACGTGTATTATCGCCACGGTGCTGCCAACTGCTTTTTTAATGATCCTATTACTAACCGTATTAAATAAATACAAGGATGTCCCGTGGGTGCAAGGAATGTCAAAAGGTGTGCTACCGATCGCCGGGGTGATGATTGGCGTTTTGGCTTGGGATTTTATCAAAAAGGCAAAAAAATTACTCGGCTGGGTGGCAACCATTATTCTCACCGTTGTAAGTGTCGTTGTGATGGAATTATTGGGGATTCATCCTGCGATCCTGATCATTGTCTTGATTCTCTTTGCTTTATTTTCCAAAGACACCAGTCGAAAAAGGCAAGGTGATCAATCATGA
- a CDS encoding alpha/beta hydrolase, with amino-acid sequence MKRKKGLKIFLGIIIILLIIDVVASFYFYRLVINRGPKDFLVGNSDLEVSAEAMDEFVDGDWHAWVDKQPFKELQMTSFDGLTLKGYFLPANKPTTKTVILAHGYLGNGKDMGLYARYYHDQLGYNVLMPDARGQGGSEGDYIGFGWHDRLDYADWVKLMIDKLGPDTQIVLHGVSMGAATLLMTSGENLPDNVKAIVSDSAYTSVKDLFRYQAKRMYHLPSFPVIPTTGLVTKLKAGYTFAEASALDQVKKAKAPILYIHGNADKFVPTSMSKELYKNTKSDAELMIVDGAGHAESFILAQDKYKEKLKGFLGKYME; translated from the coding sequence TTGAAGCGAAAGAAAGGTTTGAAAATTTTTCTTGGAATAATAATTATTTTATTGATTATAGATGTTGTCGCAAGCTTTTATTTTTATCGTTTGGTCATTAATCGTGGACCGAAAGACTTCCTGGTGGGGAACAGTGATTTGGAAGTATCCGCAGAAGCTATGGACGAGTTTGTGGACGGGGATTGGCATGCCTGGGTAGACAAACAGCCTTTTAAAGAACTCCAAATGACGTCCTTTGACGGTTTGACATTGAAAGGCTATTTTTTACCGGCAAACAAGCCAACAACGAAAACGGTTATCTTAGCTCATGGATACCTTGGTAATGGTAAGGATATGGGATTATATGCACGGTATTATCATGATCAGCTTGGCTACAACGTATTAATGCCCGATGCCCGTGGTCAAGGGGGAAGTGAAGGCGACTATATTGGTTTTGGCTGGCATGATCGCCTGGATTATGCAGACTGGGTCAAATTAATGATCGATAAACTTGGACCGGATACGCAAATTGTGTTGCACGGGGTCTCCATGGGAGCGGCTACCCTGTTAATGACAAGCGGAGAAAACCTCCCGGACAATGTAAAGGCGATTGTTTCCGATAGTGCGTATACGAGTGTTAAGGATTTGTTTCGTTATCAAGCGAAACGCATGTACCATCTTCCATCGTTCCCGGTTATACCAACAACTGGTCTGGTAACAAAGCTGAAAGCCGGTTACACATTCGCGGAAGCTTCGGCATTGGATCAGGTGAAAAAGGCGAAAGCACCAATACTTTATATACACGGCAATGCCGACAAATTCGTACCAACGTCGATGTCAAAAGAACTTTATAAAAATACCAAAAGTGACGCCGAGTTAATGATTGTTGACGGTGCTGGTCATGCCGAATCCTTTATACTTGCCCAAGATAAATATAAAGAAAAACTGAAGGGGTTTTTGGGGAAATATATGGAATGA
- a CDS encoding VOC family protein, translated as MSFYIEKIDHVQLAAPSNKEDLAREFYRDLLGFEEIEKPQTLRKRGGAWFRVGSVHVHVGVEENFRAAKKAHPAFHVKNIEAMKQYLRNKGVEPQLDDSLPGANRFYLYDPFGNRLEFLEWMHS; from the coding sequence ATGAGTTTTTACATTGAAAAAATTGACCATGTTCAACTTGCAGCACCCAGTAACAAAGAAGACCTTGCCCGCGAATTTTATCGTGATTTACTGGGGTTTGAGGAAATAGAAAAACCGCAAACCTTAAGAAAAAGAGGTGGAGCATGGTTTCGAGTTGGTTCCGTACATGTTCATGTTGGTGTTGAGGAGAATTTTCGAGCAGCTAAGAAAGCACATCCGGCTTTTCATGTGAAAAATATCGAAGCAATGAAACAATATTTACGGAATAAGGGAGTTGAACCCCAATTGGATGATTCATTACCGGGCGCCAATCGCTTTTATCTGTATGATCCTTTTGGAAATCGATTGGAATTTTTAGAATGGATGCATTCATGA
- a CDS encoding cytochrome-c oxidase, with product MGIKLIKIAVVYFMIGILIGLYMSSMHVFSLATVHVHVNLLGWMSLALAGVFYVLFPNLGHTTAARVHFWLHNIGLPIMMIGIALAVLGVSPIFFPIATIGGAITVVGIFFFGFNILLNLR from the coding sequence ATGGGGATAAAATTAATTAAAATTGCTGTTGTCTATTTTATGATTGGTATCTTGATTGGACTGTATATGTCCTCGATGCATGTTTTCAGCCTGGCAACCGTCCATGTGCATGTTAATTTGCTTGGTTGGATGTCCCTTGCACTTGCTGGAGTCTTTTATGTCCTATTTCCTAATCTTGGTCATACTACCGCTGCCAGGGTGCATTTTTGGCTGCATAATATCGGTCTGCCAATCATGATGATTGGTATTGCCCTGGCTGTTTTAGGCGTAAGTCCGATCTTTTTTCCAATCGCAACCATCGGCGGTGCGATCACGGTTGTAGGAATTTTCTTTTTCGGGTTTAATATACTGTTGAATTTACGGTAA
- a CDS encoding DNA-deoxyinosine glycosylase encodes MDRLHSMNPILPKCPKVLILGSMPGGMSLEKQEYYGNPRNHFWDILYALFGQTPLSTYEDKIQFVKQHDIALWDTIKTCYRKGSSDAKITDEQPNDIPKLIQQHPSIRLIACNGTKSLNTFKKFYGGVNLEYVDVIKLPSTSPIPGRYTKSFTGKVNAWSSILAYL; translated from the coding sequence ATGGATCGACTACATTCCATGAATCCTATTCTTCCCAAGTGTCCCAAAGTACTGATTCTGGGCTCAATGCCAGGGGGAATGTCACTCGAAAAACAGGAGTATTACGGTAATCCAAGAAACCACTTTTGGGACATCCTTTACGCTTTATTCGGGCAGACACCACTTAGTACTTATGAGGATAAAATTCAATTTGTAAAACAACATGATATTGCATTATGGGATACGATCAAAACCTGCTATCGGAAGGGGAGTTCGGATGCGAAAATTACAGATGAACAACCAAACGATATCCCCAAACTTATCCAGCAACATCCCAGTATTCGATTGATTGCTTGTAATGGCACCAAATCGCTAAACACGTTTAAAAAGTTCTACGGTGGGGTAAATTTGGAATATGTTGACGTGATCAAATTACCATCAACAAGTCCAATTCCTGGTCGCTATACGAAGTCATTCACCGGCAAAGTGAATGCGTGGAGCAGTATTTTGGCATATTTATGA
- a CDS encoding sigma-G-dependent sporulation-specific acid-soluble spore protein CsgA: MKPIDHTLDYLRESLANYAEDDMGRQIIKKLESRHFSGEGAFVKALTDDEMVYLDRILDREIHYAKNVQNDIRVKELNEVHELLF; this comes from the coding sequence GTGAAACCAATCGATCATACATTAGATTATCTGCGTGAGTCATTAGCGAATTACGCAGAAGATGATATGGGCCGGCAGATAATTAAAAAGCTCGAGTCCCGTCACTTTTCGGGTGAAGGTGCATTTGTTAAGGCATTAACGGACGATGAAATGGTCTATCTGGATAGAATTTTGGATAGAGAAATTCATTACGCCAAAAACGTCCAAAACGATATACGCGTAAAAGAACTTAACGAAGTACACGAATTACTTTTTTAA